A genomic window from Rhizobium sp. 007 includes:
- a CDS encoding DUF6163 family protein → MENDSTTMPKRTLIDILFILFLRLIAISCFWFGLQYWAMLVGYSLVGAGRFDLLSLPWKVAATSLAVLFPVASLGLWLTVSWGPVVWVLAAGGQILMYGLLPQTFGSNRLILVMHGAVALVYLVFRLALWLEKRRQRRKVSVDLP, encoded by the coding sequence ATGGAAAATGATTCTACGACGATGCCGAAGCGGACGCTGATAGACATCCTGTTCATCCTCTTCCTGAGGCTGATCGCGATCTCCTGCTTCTGGTTCGGCCTGCAATATTGGGCGATGCTTGTTGGCTATTCACTGGTGGGGGCAGGGCGCTTCGATCTTCTGAGCTTGCCGTGGAAAGTTGCGGCCACCAGCCTTGCCGTTCTCTTCCCCGTCGCTTCGCTCGGCCTCTGGCTGACGGTATCCTGGGGCCCGGTCGTTTGGGTGCTCGCCGCAGGCGGACAAATCCTGATGTATGGCCTGCTGCCGCAGACCTTCGGCTCCAACCGGCTCATCCTTGTGATGCATGGCGCGGTTGCCTTGGTCTATCTGGTTTTCCGCCTGGCGCTCTGGCTGGAGAAACGCCGCCAGCGCCGCAAAGTAAGCGTTGATTTACCCTGA
- a CDS encoding cupin domain-containing protein gives MPRDIKPVLNIADLTLERWQQGALYEGADTSFGRLLGLSNLGISYNEVPPGKSSCPFHNHHVEDELFFVIEGTGEYRFGSERYPIRKGDTLGAPAGGKETAHQILNTGSTTLIYLGISTMAKTEIVEYPDSQKFLAKTNHDVGRFRFIGRAENDLDYWDGEAGA, from the coding sequence ATGCCACGGGACATCAAACCGGTTCTCAATATTGCCGACCTGACACTGGAGCGGTGGCAACAGGGCGCGCTCTACGAGGGCGCCGACACATCCTTCGGCCGCCTGCTTGGCCTTTCCAATCTCGGGATCAGCTACAACGAGGTGCCGCCCGGCAAATCGAGCTGTCCGTTCCACAATCACCATGTCGAGGATGAGCTGTTCTTCGTAATCGAAGGGACAGGCGAATACCGTTTTGGAAGCGAACGTTACCCCATCAGGAAAGGCGACACGCTCGGCGCGCCTGCCGGCGGGAAGGAAACGGCACACCAGATCCTCAATACCGGCAGCACGACGCTGATCTATCTCGGCATCTCCACGATGGCGAAGACGGAGATCGTCGAATACCCGGATTCCCAAAAATTCCTCGCCAAGACAAATCATGACGTCGGGCGCTTCCGCTTCATCGGGCGCGCGGAGAACGATCTCGACTACTGGGACGGCGAAGCAGGCGCGTGA
- the glyA gene encoding serine hydroxymethyltransferase, which yields MTNASTQTFFNRSLADTDPDIFGAIEKELGRQRHEIELIASENIVSRAVLEAQGSIMTNKYAEGYPGKRYYGGCQFVDIAEELAIERAKKLFGVNFANVQPNSGSQMNQAVFLALLQPGDTFMGLDLNSGGHLTHGSPVNMSGKWFNVVSYGVREGDNLLDMDEVARKAEEHKPKLIIAGGTAYSRVWDWKRFREIADSVGAYLMVDMAHIAGLVAGGQHPSPFPHCHVATTTTHKSLRGPRGGVILTNDEDLAKKFNSAVFPGLQGGPLMHIIAAKAVAFGEALQPEFKDYAAQIVKNAKALAETLMAGGLDVVSGGTDNHLMLVDLRKKNATGKRAEAALGRAYITCNKNGIPFDPEKPFVTSGVRLGAPAGTTRGFKEAEFKEIGNLIVEVLDGLKVANSDEGNAAVEAAVRGKVVDLTGRFPMYDYIG from the coding sequence ATGACAAATGCTTCCACGCAGACCTTCTTCAATCGCTCGCTTGCCGACACCGATCCGGATATCTTCGGCGCGATTGAAAAGGAGCTCGGCCGCCAGCGGCATGAGATCGAATTGATCGCATCGGAAAACATCGTTTCCCGCGCGGTGCTGGAAGCCCAGGGCTCCATCATGACGAACAAATATGCGGAAGGTTATCCGGGCAAGCGCTACTACGGCGGCTGCCAGTTCGTCGATATTGCTGAAGAGCTGGCGATCGAACGCGCCAAGAAGCTCTTCGGCGTCAACTTCGCCAACGTCCAGCCGAATTCCGGCTCGCAGATGAACCAGGCGGTCTTCCTGGCGCTGCTGCAGCCGGGCGACACCTTTATGGGCCTCGACCTGAACTCGGGCGGTCACCTGACGCACGGTTCGCCGGTCAATATGTCCGGCAAGTGGTTCAACGTCGTGTCCTACGGCGTTCGCGAAGGCGACAACCTGCTCGACATGGACGAAGTCGCCCGCAAGGCCGAAGAGCACAAGCCGAAGCTGATCATCGCCGGCGGCACCGCTTACTCCCGTGTCTGGGACTGGAAGCGTTTCCGCGAGATTGCCGATTCCGTCGGCGCCTATCTCATGGTCGACATGGCTCATATCGCCGGCCTCGTTGCCGGCGGCCAGCATCCGTCGCCGTTCCCGCACTGCCACGTCGCAACGACCACGACCCACAAGTCGCTTCGCGGCCCGCGCGGCGGCGTCATCCTGACGAACGACGAGGATCTGGCGAAGAAGTTCAACTCGGCTGTTTTCCCGGGCCTCCAGGGTGGTCCGCTGATGCACATCATCGCCGCCAAGGCCGTCGCCTTCGGCGAAGCGCTGCAGCCGGAATTCAAGGACTACGCCGCGCAGATCGTCAAGAACGCTAAGGCGCTTGCCGAGACGCTGATGGCAGGCGGACTCGATGTCGTCTCCGGCGGTACCGACAACCACCTGATGCTCGTCGATCTTCGCAAGAAGAACGCGACCGGAAAGCGCGCCGAAGCAGCGCTCGGGCGCGCCTACATCACCTGCAACAAGAACGGCATTCCGTTCGATCCGGAAAAGCCCTTCGTCACCTCCGGCGTCCGTCTCGGCGCTCCGGCAGGCACGACGCGCGGCTTCAAGGAAGCGGAATTCAAGGAAATCGGCAACCTCATCGTTGAAGTTCTCGACGGCCTCAAGGTCGCCAATTCCGATGAAGGCAACGCTGCAGTCGAAGCAGCCGTTCGTGGCAAGGTGGTCGACCTTACCGGCCGCTTCCCAATGTACGACTACATCGGCTAA
- the ribD gene encoding bifunctional diaminohydroxyphosphoribosylaminopyrimidine deaminase/5-amino-6-(5-phosphoribosylamino)uracil reductase RibD encodes MSAGPHDKRFMAEAIRLGLLHLGQTSTNPSVGCVIVKDGEIVGRGTTAIGGRPHAEPQALTEAGELARGATAYVTLEPCSHHGKTPPCADALIASGVARVVISVTDPDPRVSGRGIALLREAGIEVDTGVLEEEGRRSLAGYLTRQTKNRPYVTLKLAVSADGMIGRKGEGQIAITSPLARAQVQALRAETDAILVGIGTAIADDPELTVRVPGLQSLSPVRVVLDPRLDLPLGSKLVRSAREVPTIAVAGEAPPFILPDISPTRGEIDEVNARPHSSAGTDATTDEVPVEASCDNLPIPPLVGEMPGRAEGGEARAEALRAAGVEILYCHPYHPEVLLPALASRGISSLVVEGGAKTARLFLDAGLVDRIQLYQGQLIIGEGGIESPLTKTDMPSGFAHRGTFMFGDDRLDEYEREF; translated from the coding sequence TTGAGCGCCGGGCCGCATGACAAGCGTTTCATGGCCGAGGCAATCCGTCTTGGCCTTCTGCATCTCGGCCAGACCTCCACAAATCCTTCCGTCGGCTGCGTCATCGTCAAGGACGGCGAAATCGTCGGCCGCGGCACGACGGCGATCGGCGGGCGCCCGCATGCCGAGCCGCAGGCGCTCACCGAGGCAGGCGAACTGGCTCGCGGCGCCACCGCCTATGTGACGCTCGAACCCTGCTCTCATCACGGCAAGACGCCGCCCTGCGCCGACGCGCTGATCGCCTCTGGTGTCGCGCGCGTCGTCATCAGCGTGACCGATCCCGATCCTCGTGTCTCCGGCCGCGGCATCGCGCTTCTGCGCGAAGCCGGCATCGAGGTTGATACCGGCGTGCTGGAAGAGGAGGGCAGGCGCTCGCTCGCCGGCTATCTCACCCGGCAGACGAAGAACCGGCCCTATGTGACTCTGAAGCTTGCCGTTTCCGCCGACGGCATGATCGGCCGCAAAGGCGAGGGACAGATCGCCATCACCAGTCCTCTCGCCCGCGCACAGGTCCAGGCGCTCCGCGCTGAAACCGACGCCATCCTCGTCGGCATCGGCACGGCGATCGCCGACGACCCGGAACTGACGGTGCGCGTGCCGGGCCTGCAATCGCTGTCGCCGGTGCGTGTCGTGCTTGATCCGCGGCTTGATTTGCCGCTCGGCAGTAAACTTGTGCGTTCAGCACGAGAGGTGCCGACCATTGCCGTTGCAGGCGAGGCACCCCCCTTTATCCTGCCGGACATCTCTCCTACGAGGGGCGAGATAGATGAGGTGAACGCTCGCCCGCATTCTTCCGCCGGGACCGACGCCACCACTGATGAGGTGCCAGTAGAAGCGAGCTGCGACAATCTGCCGATCCCTCCCCTGGTGGGGGAGATGCCCGGCAGGGCAGAGGGGGGTGAGGCTCGCGCCGAAGCCCTGCGGGCTGCAGGCGTTGAAATTCTCTATTGCCATCCTTACCATCCCGAAGTGCTGCTTCCGGCGCTCGCCTCACGCGGCATTTCCTCGCTCGTCGTCGAAGGCGGTGCGAAGACGGCGCGGCTTTTCCTCGACGCCGGTCTCGTCGATCGAATCCAGCTTTACCAGGGCCAGCTCATCATCGGCGAGGGCGGTATTGAATCGCCATTGACGAAGACCGATATGCCATCCGGTTTTGCCCATAGAGGCACATTCATGTTCGGCGACGACCGGCTGGACGAATACGAAAGAGAATTTTGA
- the nrdR gene encoding transcriptional regulator NrdR, translating into MRCPFCGSEDTQVKDSRPAEDNTSIRRRRICPDCGGRFTTFERVQLRELMVVKKTGRKVPFDRDKLVRSFEIALRKRPVDRDRIERAVSGIVRRLESSGEVEISSEAIGLQVLEALKSLDDVGFVRYASVYRDFSHAEDFEKVISEINAKISRDTLET; encoded by the coding sequence ATGCGCTGCCCATTCTGCGGATCGGAAGACACCCAGGTCAAGGATTCACGTCCGGCGGAGGACAATACGTCCATCCGCCGCAGACGGATCTGTCCCGATTGCGGCGGCCGCTTCACGACCTTCGAGCGCGTGCAACTGCGCGAGCTGATGGTCGTCAAGAAGACCGGCCGCAAGGTGCCTTTCGACCGCGATAAGCTGGTACGGTCCTTCGAGATCGCGCTGCGCAAGCGTCCGGTCGACCGTGACCGCATCGAAAGGGCTGTTTCCGGCATCGTCCGCCGCCTCGAAAGCTCCGGCGAAGTCGAAATCAGCTCCGAGGCCATCGGCCTTCAGGTGCTGGAAGCTCTCAAGAGTCTCGATGACGTTGGCTTTGTTCGGTACGCGTCGGTCTATCGGGATTTCTCGCATGCCGAGGATTTCGAAAAGGTCATCTCCGAAATCAACGCCAAGATCAGCCGCGACACTTTGGAGACCTGA
- a CDS encoding L,D-transpeptidase family protein: MSKKNRIEALSRRAFLASAATVGASAIAAPAFAQSALDALINAPRRGAWDDQFDAKAASRTASAAVSNTPILSPQSVPSIQQAIMEYQQIASAGGWPEVNPAGLRLQLGVTDPSVQALRQRLAITGDLPREAGMSSAFDSYVDGAVKRFQARHGLPADGVIGEFTLKAMNIPVDVRLQQLNTNLIRLQTFPEDLGRRHVMVNIPAAYVEAVEDGSVATRHAAVVGRISRPTHIVNSKIYEVILNPYWTAPRSIVEKDIMPLMRKDPTYLEKNAIRLIDGKGNEVAPETIDWNGEAPNLMFRQDPGKINAMASAKINFHNKNGEYMHDTPQQGLFNKLMRFESSGCVRVQNVRDLTTWLLRDTPPWSRQQMEQVIASRVNTPITLAEEIPVYFVYISAWGMPDGLVQFRDDIYQMDGNAELALDTTAGMEQPVQ, translated from the coding sequence ATGTCGAAGAAAAACCGTATTGAAGCTCTTTCGCGCCGCGCCTTTCTTGCGTCTGCGGCAACCGTCGGCGCTAGTGCAATCGCCGCCCCGGCATTTGCGCAGTCCGCGCTCGATGCGCTGATCAACGCACCGCGCCGCGGCGCCTGGGATGACCAGTTCGATGCCAAGGCTGCCTCGCGTACGGCGAGTGCCGCCGTCTCCAATACCCCGATCCTCAGCCCGCAATCGGTTCCGAGCATCCAGCAGGCGATCATGGAGTATCAGCAGATCGCCTCCGCAGGCGGTTGGCCTGAGGTCAATCCGGCTGGCCTGCGTCTCCAGCTCGGCGTGACGGATCCTTCCGTTCAGGCTCTGCGCCAGCGCCTTGCCATCACCGGCGACCTGCCGCGCGAAGCAGGCATGTCGTCTGCCTTCGATTCCTATGTCGATGGAGCGGTCAAGCGCTTCCAGGCTCGTCATGGCCTTCCGGCGGACGGCGTCATTGGCGAATTCACGCTGAAGGCGATGAACATTCCGGTTGATGTGCGCCTGCAGCAGCTGAACACCAACCTCATCCGCCTGCAGACCTTCCCGGAAGATCTCGGCCGCCGCCACGTCATGGTCAATATTCCGGCCGCCTATGTCGAGGCGGTCGAGGACGGCAGCGTGGCGACACGTCATGCGGCCGTCGTCGGACGTATCAGCCGCCCGACGCATATCGTCAACTCGAAGATCTACGAGGTCATCCTCAATCCCTATTGGACTGCGCCGCGCTCGATCGTCGAGAAGGACATCATGCCGCTGATGCGCAAGGATCCGACTTATCTCGAGAAGAACGCCATTCGCCTGATCGACGGCAAGGGCAACGAAGTCGCCCCGGAAACCATCGACTGGAATGGCGAGGCGCCGAACCTGATGTTCCGTCAGGATCCAGGCAAGATCAACGCCATGGCCTCGGCGAAGATCAATTTCCATAACAAGAACGGCGAGTACATGCACGACACGCCGCAGCAGGGCCTGTTCAACAAGCTGATGCGCTTTGAGTCGTCCGGCTGCGTCCGCGTCCAGAACGTCCGCGACCTGACGACTTGGCTGCTGCGCGACACCCCGCCGTGGTCGCGCCAGCAGATGGAGCAGGTGATCGCCAGCCGGGTCAACACGCCGATTACGCTCGCCGAGGAAATCCCGGTCTATTTCGTCTACATCTCCGCCTGGGGCATGCCGGACGGCCTCGTGCAGTTCCGCGACGACATCTACCAGATGGACGGCAACGCCGAGCTTGCTCTCGATACGACCGCTGGAATGGAACAGCCGGTTCAGTAA
- a CDS encoding GNAT family N-acetyltransferase, translating to MINVPTIETKRLILRPHRLDDFDAYIHLWADADVVRYISGVPSTREQTWSRLIRASGMWHHMGFGFLIIEEKQSGRLIGEAGFHEARREMSPPIEETLETGWVLLPSAHGRGYATEALTALIAWADCHFPGKEMTCIVSPENAASLRVAEKLGFREVARTDYHGEIILLSRQGIQPA from the coding sequence ATGATCAATGTTCCGACCATCGAAACGAAACGGTTGATTCTGCGGCCGCACCGGCTCGACGATTTCGATGCCTACATACACTTATGGGCAGATGCGGACGTCGTTCGCTATATCAGCGGCGTGCCATCGACACGCGAGCAGACATGGTCCCGCCTCATAAGGGCGAGCGGCATGTGGCATCATATGGGTTTCGGCTTTCTGATCATCGAGGAAAAGCAAAGCGGGCGGCTGATCGGCGAAGCAGGCTTCCACGAAGCCCGACGTGAGATGTCTCCACCCATCGAGGAAACACTGGAAACCGGATGGGTGTTGCTGCCTTCCGCACACGGAAGGGGCTATGCGACAGAAGCGCTCACGGCGCTGATCGCATGGGCTGACTGTCATTTCCCCGGCAAGGAGATGACCTGCATCGTCAGCCCGGAAAACGCAGCTTCGCTACGCGTCGCGGAAAAGCTCGGCTTCCGCGAGGTGGCACGTACCGATTATCACGGCGAAATCATTCTGCTTTCGCGGCAGGGAATTCAGCCAGCCTAG
- a CDS encoding SRPBCC domain-containing protein, with amino-acid sequence MSANTIKLHVDHTYNAPPSVVYDAWLNPQIARRFLFAAKDGHVIRAEIAPHVGGRFLIIDRRPTGDACHCGIFLELRRPRHMAFSFSAEEHDHNPDRVEIDIEPLGDGSRLTLSHEMCAEWGAFEEKTRQGWTRVMDGLERVLEQTDRLAS; translated from the coding sequence ATGTCTGCCAATACCATCAAGCTACATGTCGATCACACCTATAATGCGCCGCCTTCCGTCGTCTACGACGCATGGCTCAACCCGCAAATCGCCAGGCGCTTCCTTTTCGCGGCGAAGGATGGCCATGTTATCCGCGCCGAAATCGCTCCCCATGTCGGCGGCCGCTTTCTGATCATCGACAGGCGCCCAACCGGCGACGCATGCCACTGCGGCATATTTCTCGAACTTCGCAGGCCGAGACACATGGCCTTCAGCTTCTCGGCGGAGGAGCACGACCACAATCCCGACCGCGTCGAGATCGACATCGAGCCGCTGGGTGACGGCAGCCGCCTGACGCTGTCCCACGAAATGTGCGCCGAATGGGGGGCCTTCGAAGAAAAGACCCGTCAGGGTTGGACGCGTGTGATGGACGGTCTGGAACGGGTGCTGGAACAGACGGACCGGCTAGCGAGCTAA
- a CDS encoding EamA family transporter, whose amino-acid sequence MSLPALSGHRKGLALTAIGGLALSMDIPLVRLAEGKMWPILGLRSITTVLVTLLIVAAIGVHDGISSGHIFGDATALLSALILDAAITVGRASRRDMGFVPLLAAMFPAILGFGMALPAGVSIDHPGWITFNGAIVMPVAFWCLATGPRYLSAPEVGMLYLLETVLAPIWVWFIFAEIPTAMTLMGGAILFIAIMTHLLWMARGSGVRQRR is encoded by the coding sequence ATGTCCCTTCCTGCCCTTTCCGGTCACCGGAAAGGGCTTGCCCTGACGGCAATCGGTGGCCTGGCCCTTTCCATGGACATTCCGCTCGTGCGACTCGCCGAAGGAAAGATGTGGCCGATCCTTGGCCTTCGCAGCATCACGACGGTTCTGGTGACGCTGCTTATCGTCGCAGCGATCGGCGTGCATGACGGAATTTCGAGCGGCCACATCTTCGGCGACGCGACGGCGCTGCTGAGCGCGCTCATCCTTGACGCGGCAATCACGGTCGGCCGGGCCTCTCGGCGCGACATGGGGTTCGTGCCGCTCCTTGCCGCGATGTTCCCGGCGATCCTCGGCTTCGGCATGGCGCTGCCTGCGGGCGTTTCGATCGATCATCCCGGCTGGATCACCTTCAACGGCGCCATCGTGATGCCCGTCGCCTTTTGGTGTCTGGCAACCGGCCCGCGCTATCTCTCGGCCCCCGAAGTCGGCATGCTCTACCTGCTGGAGACGGTACTTGCCCCGATCTGGGTCTGGTTCATCTTCGCCGAAATTCCGACCGCGATGACACTCATGGGCGGCGCCATCCTCTTCATAGCGATCATGACGCATTTGCTCTGGATGGCACGCGGAAGCGGTGTTCGGCAGCGACGATAG
- a CDS encoding riboflavin synthase translates to MFTGIVTDIGMIESVSPMNEGVKLRVVSNYDPKTIDMGASISHSGICLTVTGLPDEGSNGRWFEVEAWEEALRLTTLASWKEGTRVNLERSLKIGDELGGHIVSGHVDGKAEILSVTTEGDATRFRLRAPEHLAKFVAPKGSIALDGTSLTVNAVEGTDFDVLLIRHTLEVTTWGEREAGDFVNFEVDTMARYAARLAEFPAAKAE, encoded by the coding sequence ATGTTCACCGGAATTGTCACCGATATCGGCATGATCGAATCCGTTTCTCCCATGAACGAGGGTGTGAAGCTCCGCGTCGTGAGCAATTACGACCCTAAGACAATCGATATGGGCGCGTCGATTTCCCATTCGGGCATCTGCCTGACGGTGACCGGCCTGCCGGACGAAGGCAGCAACGGGCGTTGGTTCGAGGTGGAGGCCTGGGAAGAGGCTCTGAGGCTCACGACGCTTGCAAGCTGGAAGGAAGGCACCCGCGTCAATCTCGAGCGTTCTCTGAAGATCGGCGACGAACTCGGCGGCCACATCGTCTCAGGGCATGTCGACGGCAAGGCAGAAATCCTGTCGGTGACTACGGAAGGCGATGCGACCCGCTTCCGTCTGCGCGCCCCGGAGCATCTTGCGAAGTTCGTGGCGCCCAAAGGCTCGATCGCGCTCGATGGTACGTCGCTGACGGTCAACGCCGTCGAAGGCACGGATTTCGATGTGCTTCTCATTCGCCATACTTTGGAAGTCACGACATGGGGCGAGCGAGAGGCCGGCGATTTCGTCAATTTCGAGGTCGATACGATGGCGCGCTATGCCGCTAGGCTGGCTGAATTCCCTGCCGCGAAAGCAGAATGA
- a CDS encoding MarR family winged helix-turn-helix transcriptional regulator, translating to MNTKIKPQAVSNLRDQQDQDIRDLYMESLHLVERLHRRLLDVIKDEFDRQGRSDVNAIQALLLFNIGNSELTAGELRSRGYYLGSNVSYNVKKLVDLGFINHQRSRIDRRSVRISLTETGTEVAETVARLYERHIASIDKVGGIGTDEFTQMNKLLQRLDRFWNDQILYRL from the coding sequence ATGAATACGAAAATCAAGCCGCAGGCGGTATCGAACCTCCGTGATCAGCAGGACCAGGACATCCGTGATCTTTACATGGAATCCCTTCACCTTGTTGAACGTCTTCACCGCCGCCTTCTGGATGTCATCAAGGACGAGTTCGACCGTCAGGGCCGCAGCGACGTCAACGCCATCCAGGCTCTGCTCCTTTTCAACATCGGCAATTCCGAGCTGACCGCCGGCGAGCTGCGCTCGCGTGGCTACTATCTCGGCTCGAACGTGTCCTACAACGTCAAGAAGCTGGTCGATCTCGGCTTCATCAACCACCAGCGTTCGCGCATCGACCGCCGCTCCGTCCGCATCAGCCTGACGGAAACCGGCACTGAGGTCGCCGAAACAGTCGCCAGGCTCTACGAGCGCCACATCGCCTCGATCGACAAGGTCGGCGGCATCGGCACGGACGAGTTCACCCAGATGAACAAGCTCCTGCAGCGCCTCGACCGCTTCTGGAACGACCAGATCCTTTACCGGCTTTAA
- the hemB gene encoding porphobilinogen synthase, with translation MQDKTHLVDEITGHRRMRRNRKADWTRRLVQENRLTVDDLIWPVFVIPGSGIVEPIPAMPGVNRMTIDKLADAAREAADLGVPAIATFPNIEMALRDETGSNSLEANNLINQATIAIKKAVGNIGVITDVALDPFTSHGHDGILHGGEIVNDETVDQVARAAVMQADAGSDIIAPSEMMDGRIGAIRRALDAAGHQNVGIMSYATKFASAFYGPYREAISTGGLLKGDKKTYYIDPSNGTEAIRDAALDVEEGADMLMVKPGLPYLDICWRMKEAFGLPTFAYQVSGEYTQIKAAGMNGWIDGERAMLETLLAFKRAGCDGILTYFAIEVARLLAKR, from the coding sequence ATGCAGGACAAGACGCACCTCGTCGACGAGATCACCGGACACCGCCGCATGCGCCGCAACCGCAAGGCGGACTGGACGCGCCGGCTGGTGCAGGAAAACCGGCTGACGGTGGACGACCTGATATGGCCGGTCTTCGTGATCCCCGGTTCCGGCATCGTGGAACCGATCCCCGCCATGCCCGGCGTCAACCGCATGACCATCGACAAGCTGGCGGATGCAGCCAGGGAAGCGGCTGACCTCGGCGTCCCGGCAATCGCCACCTTCCCGAACATCGAGATGGCACTACGTGACGAAACGGGCTCGAACAGCCTGGAGGCCAACAATCTCATCAATCAGGCGACGATCGCCATCAAGAAAGCCGTTGGAAACATCGGCGTGATCACCGACGTGGCTCTCGACCCTTTCACCAGTCACGGCCATGACGGCATCCTGCACGGTGGCGAAATCGTCAACGACGAGACCGTCGATCAGGTCGCGCGCGCCGCCGTCATGCAGGCTGATGCCGGTTCCGATATCATTGCCCCGTCGGAAATGATGGACGGCCGCATCGGCGCGATCCGCCGGGCGCTCGATGCTGCAGGGCACCAGAATGTCGGGATCATGAGCTATGCCACCAAGTTCGCGTCGGCATTCTACGGGCCTTATCGCGAGGCGATCTCAACCGGCGGCCTGCTGAAGGGTGACAAGAAGACCTACTATATCGATCCTTCCAATGGCACCGAGGCGATCCGCGATGCGGCACTCGATGTCGAAGAGGGTGCGGACATGCTGATGGTCAAGCCCGGCCTGCCCTATCTCGACATCTGCTGGCGGATGAAAGAGGCCTTCGGACTTCCGACCTTCGCCTATCAGGTTTCCGGGGAATATACGCAGATCAAGGCTGCAGGGATGAATGGCTGGATCGACGGCGAACGGGCGATGCTGGAAACGCTGCTTGCCTTCAAGCGCGCCGGCTGCGACGGGATCCTGACCTATTTCGCGATCGAGGTCGCCAGACTGCTGGCAAAGCGCTGA
- a CDS encoding RDD family protein: protein MSLNPNPLYAAPEDWRAYSGTLSRRVFAFILDYIIVLLLCIPAAVVLFFLSILTLGLGFFLYPALFVLVAGLYFGLTVGGPNQASPGMRAMGIAIVRVDGRPMDFLLAIAHLALFWILNSLLTPLILLAGLFTERSRLIHDLLVGTVTVRTD, encoded by the coding sequence ATGAGCCTTAATCCGAACCCGCTTTATGCCGCACCGGAAGACTGGCGCGCCTATAGCGGCACGCTGAGCCGGCGAGTCTTCGCGTTCATTCTCGACTACATCATTGTGCTGCTGCTCTGCATTCCCGCGGCAGTCGTGCTGTTTTTTCTGTCGATTCTGACGCTCGGCCTCGGCTTCTTTCTCTATCCGGCGCTCTTCGTGCTGGTTGCCGGCCTTTATTTCGGCTTGACGGTCGGCGGGCCGAACCAGGCTTCGCCCGGCATGCGGGCGATGGGGATCGCAATCGTGCGCGTCGATGGCCGCCCGATGGATTTCCTTTTGGCGATCGCTCATCTGGCGCTTTTCTGGATCCTTAATTCGCTATTGACGCCGCTGATTCTGCTTGCTGGTCTTTTTACCGAGCGCAGCCGGCTGATTCACGACCTGCTTGTCGGCACGGTTACCGTTCGCACCGACTGA
- a CDS encoding arginyltransferase, with translation MNTQASPSPQFYLTAPAACPYLPHEMERKVFTHLVGPRAAEMNDILTQGGFRRSQNIAYRPACEACRACVSVRILAQEFQPTNSMKRVLAHNVDVIATEFPAQPSSEQYSLFRRYLDDRHQQGGMSDMTVLDYAIMVEDTHVNTKIIEYRKREEGSGLETRPRGELLAAALTDTMSDGLSMVYSYFNPEYDKRSLGTFMILDHVKRTKALGLPHVYLGYWVQGSRKMDYKTRFQPQEHLTPRGWERFDPSTVPESTHD, from the coding sequence ATGAATACGCAGGCCTCGCCATCACCGCAGTTTTATCTGACGGCTCCGGCTGCATGTCCGTATTTGCCGCATGAGATGGAGCGTAAGGTCTTCACGCATCTCGTCGGTCCGCGCGCTGCAGAAATGAACGACATCCTGACACAAGGCGGCTTCCGCCGTTCGCAGAACATCGCCTACCGCCCCGCCTGCGAAGCCTGCCGTGCCTGCGTCTCGGTGCGTATCCTCGCGCAGGAGTTCCAGCCGACGAATTCGATGAAACGGGTGCTCGCCCACAACGTCGACGTCATTGCGACCGAATTTCCGGCGCAGCCTTCCAGCGAGCAGTATTCACTCTTTCGCCGCTATCTCGACGACCGCCATCAGCAAGGCGGCATGTCCGACATGACGGTGCTCGACTATGCGATCATGGTGGAAGATACGCATGTGAACACCAAGATCATCGAATACCGCAAACGCGAGGAAGGTTCGGGGCTGGAGACCCGTCCGCGCGGCGAGCTCCTGGCTGCCGCGCTGACCGACACGATGAGCGACGGCCTTTCCATGGTCTATTCCTATTTCAATCCCGAATATGACAAGCGCTCGCTCGGCACCTTCATGATCCTCGATCATGTGAAGCGCACAAAGGCGCTCGGCCTTCCACATGTCTATCTCGGCTACTGGGTTCAGGGATCGCGCAAAATGGATTACAAGACGCGCTTCCAGCCGCAAGAGCACCTGACGCCGCGCGGCTGGGAACGCTTCGATCCCTCCACGGTGCCCGAAAGCACGCACGACTAA